DNA sequence from the Streptomyces sp. CA-210063 genome:
GAGCGGGCGCCCTCGGCCCGTTCCCGCGCCGCGAGGTATCCGAGGTCGCCGGTGATGTGCGCGATCCGGGTCCGGCCGCAGGCGAGCAGGTGCTCCACCGCGATCCGGCCGGCGTCGACGTTGTCGCAGACGATGGACGGATCCGCCGGATCGTCCGACGGCGCGTACGCGTACACGACCGGGACGGGCAGCTCGCGGCCCAGCGAGGGCCGGGGGTCGGTCCGGCTGCCCACCACGATGAGGCCGTCGACCCGGCGCCCGAGCAGCGCTCGCACGTGGTGCTGTTCGCGGATCGTGTCCCCGCGGGCGTCGCACAGGAAGACCGCGACCTCGCCCGCGCCGAAGGCGTCCTCGGCGCCCATGAGGATCGGGATGCTGAAGCGGCCCTCGAGGTCGCTGGTGAGCAGGCCCACGGTGCCCGTCCGGCCGGCGAGCAGGCCGCGGGCCAGCTGGTTGGGCCGGAACGACAGCCGCTCGGCCGCCTCGATCACCCGCTGCCGGGTCTCGGCGCGCACCTGACTGCGGCCGTTGAGGGCCTTCGAGGCGGTGGCCATGGAGACGCCCGCCAGCCGCGCCACGTCGCCGAGCGTGGCGGGATGCGAACGAGAGGGGCCGGTGGCCTGTGTCATGAGGGTTCTCTCCTGTCTCGCGTCGCGTGCCGGGACCGTAACGGGCGGCACGTCGCGCCTAAAACCGTACGCGAGAAGTTTCGGCCCAGGTGTGCCGAGTGCGTTTCCGCAGGTTTCGGTGCGGCCCGTGTTGCCGTTCCGTTCAAGGGGATTGACGGGCAGTAAGCAGAGATCTAGCTTTCAGAAAGCCTTTTCGGTTCGTTTCTGTCGAGGGGGATCGTCATGCGCAGCACGACCGCACCACGTGGACAGATACGCCGACTCTTCACCGGTGCCGTCGCGTTGCTCGCCGCCGCGAGCCTCGTCACGGCATGCGGCTCGGGTGAGGACGGCTCGGGCGGCGGGGGAGGGGGCGGAGCGGCGGACGCGACGGGTGTCGACGACGGCAGCACGTTGACGATGTGGACACGTGCCGCCACCAGACCGCAGAGCGAGGCCCTCGTCAAGGCGTACAACGCCGGCCACAAGAACAAGATCGAACTCACCGTCATCCCCACCGACGACTACCAGGCCAAGGTCGGCGCCGCCGCGGGCTCCCGCGACCTCCCCGACCTGTTCGCCTCCGACGTGGTGTTCGTCCCCAACTACACATCCAGCCGGCTCTTCGCCGACCTCACCGAACGCGTCGACGCCCTCCCCTTCGCCGACGAACTGGCCCAGTCGCACATCGAGGCCGGTACGTACGAGGACAAGAAGTACGTCGTCCCGCACACCCTGGACCTGTCGGTGCTCTTCTACAACAAGGAGCTGTACCGGAAGGCGAAGCTCGACCCCGCGAAGCCGCCCACCACCCTGGCCGAGTGGGACCGGCAGGCACGGGCCGTGGACGCGCTGGGCGGAGACGTCGACGGCACCTTCTTCGGCGGCAACTGCGGCGGCTGCGGCGTCTTCACCTGGTGGCCGTCCATCTGGGCCGGGGGCGAGGACGTGCTGAACGAGGAGGGCACCGAGGCGAACCTCGACTCCGACACCGCGAAGAAGGTCTACGACACCTACCGCGGGTGGGTGAAGGACGACATCGTCGCCCCCGGCGCGCGCGACGAGACCGGCGCGACCTGGACCGGTGTCTTCCCGAAGGGCACGGTGGGCGTGATGCCCATGCCGTCCACCACCCTGGGCCTGATGCCCGAGGACCTCGACCTCGGTGTCGCGCCCATCCCAGGACCCGACGGCGGCAAGTCCACCTTCGTCGGCGGTGACGCCGTCGGCATCTCCGCCACCAGCAAGAAGGCCGACCAGGCCTGGAACTTCCTCGCCTGGTCCCTGGGCGACGAGGCCCAGGTCGACGTGGTCGCCGCGCACAAGGACGTGGTGGCGCGCACCGACCTCGCGTCCAACAAGTACTCCGACGCGGACCCCCGCCTGGTCACCATCAACCAGTTGGTGGCGGACGGCCGCACCCCGTACGCGCTGAAGTTCGGGCAGACCTTCAACGACCCCAACGGGCCCTGGCTCAGCCTGATGCGCGACGCCGTCTTCGGCGACGGGTCGTCCGTGGAGAAGGACAACAAGGCGGTCACCGCCTCGCTGGCCGACTGACCGGCACCCGGCACCTGTACCCCCGGTCCCAAGGCACACCCCTCCCACCTCACACGGCAGAGGAGAGCCATGCAGCTGAAGGCGCCCGACCGAGCGGCCGCCGAGCACCGGGCCCCACCGCGACGCCAGGCAGGCCGCCCCCGTCCGTCCGTGGCCCGGTGGTGGCGGTCCCGCAAGGTCCAGGGGCTCGGCTACGCCGCACCCACGGCCCTGTTCGTCGCGGTGTTCTTCGTGCTGCCCCTGCTGCTCGTCGGGCAGATGTCGCTCAGCGACTGGCCGCTGCTCGCGGGCGACCAGGGGGGCAACGCCCCCGAGAACTACAGCGACATCACCGACAGCCCCTTGTTCTGGCCCGCCGTCCGCTTCACCCTCCTCTACACCGCGATCGTCACGGTCCTCCTGCTCGGCCTGGCGCTTCTGCTGGCCCTGCTGGTGCAGGAGTCCCGCCCCGGCGCCGGCTTCTTCCGCACGGTCTACTTCCTGCCCGGCGCTCTGGGACTGGCCTCCGCGTCCCTGCTGTTCTGGGGCCTGTACAGCCCCACCACCGGCCCGCTCAGCAGCACCCTGGAGAAGCTCGGCCTCGTCGACGACCCGCTCTCCTTCCTCGGCACGCCGACCTCCGCCCTGCTGTCGACGGTGTTCCTCGTCGTCTGGAAGTTCGCCGGCTTCTACATGCTGATCCTGCTCGTGGGCCTCCAGCGCATCCCCCAGGAGGTCTACGAGGCGGCACGGATGGACGGCGCGAGCCGGGCCCAGATCTTCCGCAGCATCACCCTGCCCCTGCTGCGGCCCTCGCTCGCCCTGTCGCTGCTGCTGTGCGTGACCGGGTCGCTGCTCGCGTTCGACCAGTTCTTCGTCCTCACCAAGGGCGGACCGGACAACAGCACCGTCACCGTCGTGCAGTTGATCTACCGCGAGGCGTTCCAGCGGATGGACCTCGGCACCGCGGCGGCCCTGTCGATCGTCGTGCTCGCCGCGCTGCTGCTGCTCAACGCCGCGCAGTTCCGCGGTCTGCGCCGCGCCGACGCGTCATGACCACCCCCACTCGACGAAGGGACACCACGGTGCCCACCCGCGCCCTCGGCCGGACGCCGTACTACGTCGTCGCCGGAGGTCTGGCCGTCATCTTCCTCTTCCCCCTGCTGTGGAACGCCTGGGCGTCGGTCAGCGCACAGCCGGGCACCGCGCAGGAGTCCGGCTACGGCTTCGGCAACTACCGCACGCTGCTCGACTACGACGCCGGCCTGTGGCGGTACCTCCTCAACAGCACCGTCGTCTCCGCGCTGACCGTCGCCCTGACCCTCGGGGTGTCACTGCTCGGGGGATACGCCTTCGCCCGCTTCGACTTCCCCGGCAAGAACCTGTTGTTCCTGCTCACGCTGGCGATCCTCATGGTCCCGTACGCCACCCTGCTCATCCCGCTCTACGTGCTGCTCGGCAGGCTCCACCTGCAGAACTCACTGATCGGGCTCAGCCTGGTGCTCGCCATGTTCCAACTGCCGTTCGCCACCTTCATGATGCGGATCTCCTTCGAGGCGGTACCGCGCGAACTGGAGGAGTCGGCGCTCGTCGACGGCTGCGGCACCGCGGGCGCGCTGCGCCGCGTCCTCCTCCCGGCGGTGCGGCCGGGGCTGATCACCGTGGGGCTGTTCGCCTTCCTCGCGGCCTGGAACGACTTCATCGCACCCCTGATCCTCATCTCCGACAGTGAGAAGGCGCCCCTGCCGCTGGCCGTCGCCAACCTGCGCCAGCAGAGCATGGGCGCCGTCGACTACGGCGCCACCGAGGCGGGCGTGGTGGTCCTCGCCGTCCCCTGCCTCCTGCTCTTCCTGCTGCTGCAACGGCACTACGTACGCGGCTTCATGTCCGGCGCGCTCAAGGGCTGAAGCACCCGCCGACACACACAGACGACCGAAGGGACGAACCGAAGGCATGAACTGGTGAGGGAGAACACGGAGCGGTCATCCGTCCTGCCGGTGGCGCCGAGCCGGGGACGGCTGCGGCCGCTCGGACTCGACGAGGTCCAGATCACCGGGGGCTTCTGGGACCGGCGCCGGCAGGTCAACGCGATCGCCACACTCGACCACTGCCGTGACTGGATGGAACGCGCCGGCTGGATCGGCAACTTCTCCGCCGCCGTCGAGGGCCGCATCCACCGGGACCGGCGCGGCCGCGAGTTCGCCGACTCCGACGTCTACAAGCTGCTCGAAGCGATGGCGTGGGCGGCCGGTTCCGGCGCCGGCACCGGGCTCGACGCGCAGATCGCCGCACTCACCGAGACCATCGCCCCCGCCCAGGAACCCGACGGCTACCTCAGCACGGCTTTCGGCCGCCCCGGGCAGCAGCCCCGCTACAGCGACCTCCCATGGGGCCACGAGCTGTACTGCTACGGGCACCTGATCCAGGCGGGCGTGGCCCAGACGCGGGCCCGCGGCGAGAGCGAGCTGGCGAAGATCGCCCGACGTGCCGCCGACCACGTCTGCGCCACCTTCGGCCCCGGCGGCATCGAGGGCGTCTGCGGGCACCCGGAGATCGAGACGGCCCTGGTCGAACTGGCCCGGACGACGGGGGAGCAGCGCTACCTCGACCAGGCCGCGCTCTTCGTCGACCGCCGCGGCCATGGCGCGCTCGCCGACATCGAGTTCGGCCGCGCCTACTTCCAGGACGACGTACCCGTCCGCGAGGCCACCGTCCTGCGCGGGCACGCCGTCCGCGCCCTCTACCTCGCGGCCGGAGCCGTCGACGTGGCCGTCGAGACCGGCGACGAGGACCTGCTCGCCGCGGTCGTACGACAGTGGGAGACGACCGTCGCCCGCCGCACCTACCTGACCGGTGGCATGGGCTCGCACCACCGCGACGAGTCCTTCGGCGACGACTTCGTGCTGCCACCCGACCGCGCCTACGCGGAGACCTGCGCCGGCGTCGCCTCCGTGATGCTCAGCTGGCGGCTCCTGCTCGCCACCGGTGACCCGCGCTACGCCGACCTCGCCGAGCGCACCCTGTTCAACGTGGTGGCGACCTCCCCGTCCGAGGACGGCCGGGCGTTCTTCTACGCCAACACCCTGCACCGGCGCCGCCGGGGCACCGTGTCCCCGGCGGACGCCGAGAGCCCGCGCGCCGAGTCGAGCCTGCGCGCTCCCTGGTTCGCGGTGTCCTGTTGCCCGACCAACGTGGCCCGGACCCTGGCCCAGCTCCCCGCGTACCTCGCCACGGCCGATGACCACGGCATCCAGCTGCACCAGTACGCCGACGCGGAGATCGCCACCTCCCTCGCCGGGGGCCGGGACGTCGCGCTGCGGGTCCGCACCGACTACCCGTCCGGCGGCTGCGTGACCGTGCGGATCGGCCGGTCCCCGGCCCACCCGTGGACGCTGTCCCTGCGCGTCCCCGCGTGGACGCGGGGCACCACCGCGTGGCTGGCCGACCCCGACGGGGTACGTCGAGCCGTGGCGCCGGGCACGGCGGAGGTCACCCGGGTCTTCCGGCCCGGCGACGAGATACGGCTCGACCTGCCCATGGCCCCGCGCTGGATCGGGGCCGACCCGCGCGTCGACGCGGTGCGCGGGACGGTGGCCGTCCAGCGGGGGCCGCTGGTGTACTGCGCCGAGTCCGTGGACCTGCCGGGAGGGCGCGAGGTCGACGCCGTACGGGTGGATCCGTCCGCCGAACCCGAGGACGGGCCGGACGACACCGTTGTCGCACCCGGTGAACTCGCCGTACCCGGTCAACCGGACGGCGCCGCCTGGCCGTACAGGCCGCTTGCCGAAGCATCCGCTTCCGCCGCCGAAGGCACGGCGGGGATCGTCCTGGTGCCCTACCACTCCTGGGCGAACCGCGGCCCCTCGACGATGCGGGTGTGGCTGCCGACCACCGAACCGCGCGCAACGCCTCCCGGGAGACAGTCATGAACGGACCGTGGAGAAGACGGCACCACCGCACCGCCCTGGCCGGAACGCTGGCCCTGGGGCTGCTGGCCTCGCTCGCCGCCGTCTCGCCCGCAGCGGCGGACAACGCGGACATCGGCTACCCGGTCTACTCCGGATCCGCCGACCCCGTACCGGAGTTACCGGCCGGCTTCACGACCCACCGCACGCTGCGCGCCCAGTACGAGGCCGACCGGAAGGCGGGGAACGGCACCGACTTCTGGATGGACCGCATGCTGGCCCGCAAGGGCGAGGACCCGGCGGGAGACTGGCTGTTCACGCGCGGCCGGGCGGTGTTCATGAAGGAACACGAACCGGCGCGGCTCGGGTTCGCCGGCAAGGTCGCGTACTGGGAGAGCATCGACAACCGGTCGGCGTACACCGTGAACCTGTCCGTGGACGGCGAGAACCTGACCCTGCGGGAGAACACCGAGTCCCGCACACAGACCCCCAGCCACTGGCGCAGCGAGTTCACCCACGAGGCCACCGGGCTGAAGATCACGCAGACCAAGTTCATCACCGACGCCAACGTCGCCGTGACCAACCTGGCCGTCGGCAACACCGGTTCGGCGAGTCACCAGGTCGTCCTGCGCGCTTCGTCCCCGTACACGACGACCGCCGAAGGCCGTGAACTCACCGGCGCCGTGGCGGCGAAGAACAACCTCACCACCGTCTACCCCCGGCTCAGCGGCGACGGCTTCGCACCCGAGGGCCCCGAGGGCGAGGCTCTGACCCGCACCCTCACCGTGCCCGCGGGCCGCACGCTCACCACCAAGGTACAACTCGGCTTCGTCACCGAGGAGATCGCCCGCTCGCGCACCGAGTACGCCGCCGTGCGCACCGCGACCGCGGCCACCGCCTTCCGCGACCACGTACAGGCCTACAACCGTTGGT
Encoded proteins:
- a CDS encoding LacI family DNA-binding transcriptional regulator is translated as MTQATGPSRSHPATLGDVARLAGVSMATASKALNGRSQVRAETRQRVIEAAERLSFRPNQLARGLLAGRTGTVGLLTSDLEGRFSIPILMGAEDAFGAGEVAVFLCDARGDTIREQHHVRALLGRRVDGLIVVGSRTDPRPSLGRELPVPVVYAYAPSDDPADPSIVCDNVDAGRIAVEHLLACGRTRIAHITGDLGYLAARERAEGARSALADAGLTLVGEPRFGAWSEGWGRAATALLLDRHPDVDAVLCGSDQIARGVMDVLRERGHRVPEDVAVMGFDNWQVLTSSSRPPLTSVDMNLEQVGRAAAHALFTAISGARRSGIESLPCRVVIRGSTAPLS
- a CDS encoding ABC transporter substrate-binding protein, with translation MRSTTAPRGQIRRLFTGAVALLAAASLVTACGSGEDGSGGGGGGGAADATGVDDGSTLTMWTRAATRPQSEALVKAYNAGHKNKIELTVIPTDDYQAKVGAAAGSRDLPDLFASDVVFVPNYTSSRLFADLTERVDALPFADELAQSHIEAGTYEDKKYVVPHTLDLSVLFYNKELYRKAKLDPAKPPTTLAEWDRQARAVDALGGDVDGTFFGGNCGGCGVFTWWPSIWAGGEDVLNEEGTEANLDSDTAKKVYDTYRGWVKDDIVAPGARDETGATWTGVFPKGTVGVMPMPSTTLGLMPEDLDLGVAPIPGPDGGKSTFVGGDAVGISATSKKADQAWNFLAWSLGDEAQVDVVAAHKDVVARTDLASNKYSDADPRLVTINQLVADGRTPYALKFGQTFNDPNGPWLSLMRDAVFGDGSSVEKDNKAVTASLAD
- a CDS encoding carbohydrate ABC transporter permease, producing the protein MQLKAPDRAAAEHRAPPRRQAGRPRPSVARWWRSRKVQGLGYAAPTALFVAVFFVLPLLLVGQMSLSDWPLLAGDQGGNAPENYSDITDSPLFWPAVRFTLLYTAIVTVLLLGLALLLALLVQESRPGAGFFRTVYFLPGALGLASASLLFWGLYSPTTGPLSSTLEKLGLVDDPLSFLGTPTSALLSTVFLVVWKFAGFYMLILLVGLQRIPQEVYEAARMDGASRAQIFRSITLPLLRPSLALSLLLCVTGSLLAFDQFFVLTKGGPDNSTVTVVQLIYREAFQRMDLGTAAALSIVVLAALLLLNAAQFRGLRRADAS
- a CDS encoding carbohydrate ABC transporter permease is translated as MPTRALGRTPYYVVAGGLAVIFLFPLLWNAWASVSAQPGTAQESGYGFGNYRTLLDYDAGLWRYLLNSTVVSALTVALTLGVSLLGGYAFARFDFPGKNLLFLLTLAILMVPYATLLIPLYVLLGRLHLQNSLIGLSLVLAMFQLPFATFMMRISFEAVPRELEESALVDGCGTAGALRRVLLPAVRPGLITVGLFAFLAAWNDFIAPLILISDSEKAPLPLAVANLRQQSMGAVDYGATEAGVVVLAVPCLLLFLLLQRHYVRGFMSGALKG
- a CDS encoding glycoside hydrolase family 127 protein, producing MRENTERSSVLPVAPSRGRLRPLGLDEVQITGGFWDRRRQVNAIATLDHCRDWMERAGWIGNFSAAVEGRIHRDRRGREFADSDVYKLLEAMAWAAGSGAGTGLDAQIAALTETIAPAQEPDGYLSTAFGRPGQQPRYSDLPWGHELYCYGHLIQAGVAQTRARGESELAKIARRAADHVCATFGPGGIEGVCGHPEIETALVELARTTGEQRYLDQAALFVDRRGHGALADIEFGRAYFQDDVPVREATVLRGHAVRALYLAAGAVDVAVETGDEDLLAAVVRQWETTVARRTYLTGGMGSHHRDESFGDDFVLPPDRAYAETCAGVASVMLSWRLLLATGDPRYADLAERTLFNVVATSPSEDGRAFFYANTLHRRRRGTVSPADAESPRAESSLRAPWFAVSCCPTNVARTLAQLPAYLATADDHGIQLHQYADAEIATSLAGGRDVALRVRTDYPSGGCVTVRIGRSPAHPWTLSLRVPAWTRGTTAWLADPDGVRRAVAPGTAEVTRVFRPGDEIRLDLPMAPRWIGADPRVDAVRGTVAVQRGPLVYCAESVDLPGGREVDAVRVDPSAEPEDGPDDTVVAPGELAVPGQPDGAAWPYRPLAEASASAAEGTAGIVLVPYHSWANRGPSTMRVWLPTTEPRATPPGRQS